The following are from one region of the Halorussus rarus genome:
- a CDS encoding DUF7333 family protein, with translation MEFNAPVTGAVLLAIVALGTVGLIAMDFMATSTVLMMVAPSMLVFGLIALLLGVKHGEYRAMH, from the coding sequence ATGGAGTTCAACGCACCTGTAACCGGTGCAGTGTTGCTCGCCATCGTCGCCCTCGGAACGGTAGGACTCATCGCCATGGACTTCATGGCCACGAGCACGGTACTGATGATGGTGGCCCCGTCGATGCTGGTGTTCGGTCTGATCGCGCTCCTGCTCGGCGTCAAGCACGGCGAGTACCGGGCGATGCACTGA
- a CDS encoding phosphoadenosine phosphosulfate reductase family protein, whose product MAEDFPDYVDVDYTDGEGEDPEDYASMEHKIEKAIEVTRQGLEEYENPAVMWTGGKDSTLTLYFIKEVADKYDLETPPAVFIDHYQHFDDIHDFVDKWADEWDLEVVYARNEDVGEYAQENDLEPGDDIPIDALNEHNQHHVRDILEYEEDEFPFLLDTYVGNHLLKTVALNDAIEEHDIDGIISGVRWDEQEARADETFFSPRHDPDIYPPHDRVQPILQFDERAVWDTFWHYVVPDTVEEYPDDGYVPQDHDDLPNDLTQDDIPVSPKYFAGFRSLGSEVSTEKTTEDPAWLQDLDDTTERAGRAQDKEDLMERLRDLGYM is encoded by the coding sequence ATGGCAGAAGACTTCCCCGACTACGTGGACGTCGACTACACCGACGGCGAAGGCGAGGACCCCGAGGACTACGCTTCGATGGAGCACAAGATCGAGAAGGCCATCGAGGTCACTCGGCAGGGCCTCGAGGAGTACGAGAATCCGGCCGTGATGTGGACCGGCGGCAAGGACTCGACGCTGACGCTGTACTTCATCAAGGAGGTCGCCGACAAGTACGACCTCGAGACCCCGCCCGCGGTGTTCATCGACCACTACCAGCACTTCGACGACATCCACGACTTCGTGGATAAGTGGGCCGACGAGTGGGACCTGGAGGTCGTCTACGCCCGCAACGAGGACGTCGGCGAGTACGCCCAGGAGAACGACCTCGAACCCGGCGACGACATCCCCATCGACGCGCTGAACGAGCACAACCAGCACCACGTCCGCGACATCCTCGAGTACGAGGAGGACGAGTTCCCGTTCCTGCTCGACACCTACGTCGGCAACCACCTGCTGAAGACGGTGGCGCTCAACGACGCCATCGAGGAGCACGACATCGACGGCATCATCTCGGGCGTGCGCTGGGACGAGCAGGAGGCCCGGGCCGACGAGACGTTCTTCAGCCCGCGCCACGACCCCGACATCTACCCGCCCCACGACCGCGTCCAGCCCATCCTCCAGTTCGACGAGCGCGCGGTCTGGGACACCTTCTGGCACTACGTCGTGCCCGACACCGTCGAGGAGTACCCCGACGACGGCTACGTGCCCCAGGACCACGACGACCTGCCGAACGACCTCACGCAGGACGACATCCCGGTCAGCCCCAAGTACTTCGCCGGGTTCCGGTCGCTGGGCAGCGAGGTCAGCACCGAGAAGACCACCGAGGACCCCGCGTGGCTCCAGGACCTCGACGACACCACCGAGCGCGCCGGCCGCGCCCAGGACAAGGAGGACCTCATGGAGCGCCTCCGCGACCTGGGCTACATGTGA
- a CDS encoding glucose 1-dehydrogenase, with product MQAVVIERGATSPTVAEVPRPEPEPGEALVRTLRVGVDGTDHEVIEGSHGAFPEGEEYMVLGHEAVGVVVDGTDTVFEPGDVVAPTVRRRPASGTNEYFERGQPDMAPPGEYVERGIDGAHGFMAEYFTSPAESLVPVPDDLAEWGFLVEPVSITEKALDHADASRSAFDWEPETGLVLGNGSLGLLTLAMLESRGYDRTYCLGRRDRPDPTVDLIERLGATYVDSRETPVPEIPDAHEPMDLVYEATGYAKHAFECIEALAPGGVGALLGVPEPWEFEIDGGRLHKEFVMGNKALVGSVNSDVPHFEAAVRTLRDLPAWFLDDLVTGVHGLDDYRAAFADDETTIKTAVQFDQI from the coding sequence ATGCAAGCAGTTGTCATCGAGCGGGGCGCGACCTCGCCGACGGTCGCCGAGGTGCCGCGTCCGGAGCCCGAACCCGGGGAAGCGCTGGTCCGGACGCTCCGGGTCGGCGTCGACGGCACCGACCACGAGGTCATCGAGGGGAGCCACGGTGCGTTCCCCGAAGGCGAGGAGTACATGGTGCTGGGCCACGAGGCGGTCGGCGTGGTCGTCGACGGCACCGACACGGTCTTCGAACCGGGTGACGTGGTCGCCCCGACCGTCCGACGGCGCCCCGCGTCGGGGACCAACGAGTACTTCGAGCGCGGTCAGCCCGACATGGCGCCGCCCGGCGAGTACGTCGAACGGGGCATCGACGGCGCCCACGGCTTCATGGCCGAGTACTTCACCAGCCCCGCCGAGTCGCTGGTGCCGGTGCCCGACGACCTCGCCGAGTGGGGCTTTCTGGTCGAACCCGTCAGCATCACCGAGAAGGCGCTCGACCACGCCGACGCCTCCCGGTCGGCGTTCGACTGGGAGCCCGAGACGGGACTCGTCCTCGGCAACGGGAGCCTGGGCCTGCTCACGCTCGCCATGCTCGAATCGCGCGGCTACGACCGCACCTACTGCCTGGGTCGGCGCGACCGGCCGGACCCGACCGTCGACCTCATCGAGCGGCTCGGCGCGACCTACGTCGACTCGCGGGAGACGCCGGTGCCCGAGATCCCCGACGCCCACGAGCCGATGGACCTCGTCTACGAGGCCACCGGCTACGCGAAGCACGCCTTCGAGTGCATCGAGGCGCTCGCGCCCGGCGGGGTCGGGGCGCTGCTGGGCGTGCCCGAACCCTGGGAGTTCGAGATCGACGGCGGGCGGCTCCACAAGGAGTTCGTGATGGGGAACAAGGCGCTGGTCGGCAGCGTCAACTCCGACGTCCCCCACTTCGAGGCCGCGGTCCGGACCCTCCGGGACCTCCCGGCGTGGTTCCTCGACGACCTGGTCACGGGCGTCCACGGCCTCGACGACTACCGGGCCGCATTTGCGGATGACGAAACGACAATAAAGACCGCGGTCCAATTCGACCAGATATGA
- a CDS encoding DUF7110 family protein: MTGQVYRLHSTLELPLETVYDHFEDDPDLPPKIASVDITRRKNTLIISAVADDDSISKYTPTAQLKASISETRVYTEEEQKRREGPRWGDDVEEEEEDDEPMGELIEVAAFKGDRETVLQNTALQYPMFLVLCDIARLAEKGTLTAITEQDGELQATRIVDGEDRPASIEVVEGPTSSNSGSGGVDWRDNEFI; this comes from the coding sequence ATGACGGGGCAAGTATATCGACTTCACTCGACGCTCGAACTGCCGCTGGAAACTGTGTACGACCACTTCGAGGACGACCCCGACCTGCCGCCCAAGATCGCCAGCGTCGACATCACCCGGCGCAAGAACACGCTCATCATCAGCGCGGTGGCCGACGACGACAGCATCAGCAAGTACACGCCGACCGCCCAGTTGAAGGCCAGCATCTCCGAGACCCGCGTCTACACCGAGGAGGAGCAGAAGCGACGCGAGGGGCCTCGCTGGGGTGACGACGTCGAGGAAGAGGAGGAGGACGACGAACCGATGGGCGAACTCATCGAGGTCGCCGCGTTCAAGGGCGACCGGGAGACCGTCCTCCAGAACACGGCGCTCCAGTACCCGATGTTCCTCGTGCTCTGCGACATCGCGCGCCTCGCCGAGAAGGGGACGCTCACCGCGATCACCGAGCAGGACGGCGAACTCCAGGCCACCCGCATCGTCGACGGGGAGGACCGCCCCGCCTCCATCGAGGTGGTCGAGGGACCGACCTCCTCGAACTCCGGCTCCGGCGGCGTCGACTGGCGCGACAACGAGTTCATCTAA
- a CDS encoding dihydrodipicolinate synthase family protein, whose protein sequence is MVNNAPAPGSDDPVGLHGVVPPTVTAFDADESVDYEATAAHARFVADRGAHGVFPLGTNGEFPLLTPDEREGVVEAVVGEIDGDVPVIAGVGAPSTRETEAHARHAERVGADGVVVVTPYYYPLDHDAAVAHYRRVAEAVDLPVYVYHIPSKTGNSLSLETLDALADIDNLVGLKDSSKDVPWLGQAIDAHPELTFLAGSDSLLFPGLEVGCAGLVSAVANAFPELVADLYDAYDEGDEERARRLQSEVYDVRSALKRGPYMAGVKTALGLRDVGFDVGPLRSPLRTMDDEDREQLRDDLSDLGLL, encoded by the coding sequence ATGGTGAACAACGCACCGGCGCCCGGTAGCGACGACCCCGTCGGTCTGCACGGGGTCGTCCCGCCGACCGTCACGGCGTTCGACGCGGACGAATCGGTCGACTACGAGGCGACCGCGGCCCACGCCCGCTTCGTCGCGGACCGGGGCGCCCACGGCGTCTTCCCGCTCGGGACCAACGGCGAGTTCCCGCTGCTGACCCCCGACGAGCGCGAGGGCGTGGTCGAGGCCGTGGTCGGGGAGATCGACGGCGACGTCCCGGTCATCGCGGGCGTCGGCGCACCCAGCACGCGCGAGACGGAGGCCCACGCCCGGCACGCCGAGCGGGTCGGCGCCGACGGCGTCGTGGTCGTCACCCCGTACTACTACCCGCTCGACCACGACGCGGCGGTCGCCCACTACCGGCGGGTCGCCGAGGCGGTCGACCTCCCCGTGTACGTCTACCACATCCCGAGCAAGACCGGCAACTCGCTGTCGCTGGAGACGCTCGACGCGCTCGCCGACATCGACAACCTGGTCGGGCTCAAGGACTCCAGCAAGGACGTGCCGTGGCTCGGCCAGGCCATCGACGCCCACCCGGAACTCACGTTCCTCGCGGGGTCGGACTCGCTGCTGTTCCCCGGCCTGGAGGTCGGCTGCGCGGGGCTGGTGAGCGCGGTCGCCAACGCCTTCCCGGAACTGGTCGCGGACCTCTACGACGCCTACGACGAGGGCGACGAGGAGCGCGCCCGCCGGCTCCAGAGCGAGGTGTACGACGTGCGGTCGGCCCTGAAGCGCGGCCCGTACATGGCGGGGGTCAAGACCGCGCTCGGCCTCCGGGACGTCGGGTTCGACGTCGGGCCGCTCCGGAGCCCGCTCCGGACGATGGACGACGAGGACCGCGAACAGCTCCGGGACGACCTCTCGGACCTCGGCCTGCTCTGA
- the gfcR gene encoding transcriptional regulator GfcR: MKNVDDLIESAAELADQGLSKGEIADELNVSRETASWLVERSGTGTETPTTPRPEPTGGPHDIHVDWSALGRDSSRLYHAGAAMADLMAKQGEEVDLTIGIEKAGAPLATAVARELDTDLGTYAPSKHQWEEGDIEDLGGTFSRNFAQIRDRECYVVDDTITSGTTMTETVESIREEGGTPVGCVVLVDKQGVDEVEGVPVHSLINVVRVGNDE; the protein is encoded by the coding sequence ATGAAGAACGTCGACGACCTCATCGAGAGCGCGGCCGAACTCGCCGACCAGGGGCTGTCGAAGGGCGAGATCGCCGACGAGCTCAACGTCTCGCGGGAGACCGCGAGCTGGCTGGTCGAGCGCAGCGGCACCGGAACCGAGACGCCGACGACCCCGCGACCCGAACCCACCGGCGGCCCCCACGACATCCACGTCGACTGGTCGGCGCTCGGCCGGGACAGCAGCCGGCTCTACCACGCCGGGGCCGCGATGGCCGACCTCATGGCCAAGCAGGGCGAGGAGGTCGACCTGACCATCGGCATCGAGAAGGCGGGCGCGCCGCTGGCCACCGCGGTCGCGCGCGAACTCGACACCGACCTCGGCACCTACGCCCCAAGCAAGCACCAGTGGGAGGAGGGCGACATCGAGGACCTCGGCGGCACCTTCTCGCGGAACTTCGCCCAGATACGCGACCGCGAGTGTTACGTGGTCGACGACACCATCACCAGCGGGACCACCATGACCGAGACCGTCGAGTCCATCCGCGAGGAGGGCGGCACGCCGGTCGGCTGCGTCGTCCTGGTCGACAAGCAGGGCGTCGACGAGGTCGAGGGCGTCCCGGTCCACTCGCTCATCAACGTCGTGCGGGTCGGCAACGACGAGTAA
- a CDS encoding AIR synthase family protein: MLGKLDPDDLARVLSRTGARDDSVLMGPKYGEDAAAMRLDDGSVLVANSDPLSLAKERLGTLAVHVACNDVAACGADPRWLTNVMFLPDDDRETLDALTTQMDEEARELGVTIVGGHSEFVPALERPMVSMTALGLADEYVPTGGAEPGDSLVLTKGAGIEGTAVLATDFRDDLALSADVLERAEDFFGDISVVPDARVLRESATAMHDPTEGGLVTGLVELASASGVRLEVDRSAVPVREETAEICEAMGVDPLRIFGSGALLAAVPEHECDDALAALDAEGIEASEIGVVAGETDDPGVALDGDLVTEAVRDDLYDLWE, from the coding sequence ATGCTCGGCAAACTCGACCCCGACGACCTCGCTCGTGTCCTCTCGCGCACGGGTGCGCGTGATGACTCGGTACTGATGGGCCCGAAGTACGGCGAGGACGCGGCGGCGATGCGACTCGACGACGGGAGCGTCCTGGTGGCCAACTCCGACCCGCTCTCGCTGGCGAAGGAGCGACTCGGCACGCTCGCGGTTCACGTCGCGTGCAACGACGTCGCCGCCTGCGGGGCCGACCCGCGGTGGCTGACGAACGTGATGTTCCTGCCCGACGACGACCGGGAAACTCTGGACGCGCTGACGACCCAGATGGACGAGGAGGCCCGCGAGCTGGGCGTCACCATCGTCGGCGGCCACTCCGAGTTCGTCCCCGCGCTGGAGCGGCCGATGGTATCGATGACCGCGCTGGGGCTGGCCGACGAGTACGTCCCGACCGGCGGGGCCGAGCCCGGCGACAGCCTCGTCCTCACCAAGGGCGCGGGCATCGAGGGGACCGCGGTGCTGGCGACCGACTTCCGCGACGACCTCGCCCTGTCGGCCGACGTCCTCGAACGCGCCGAGGACTTCTTCGGCGACATCAGCGTCGTGCCCGACGCCCGAGTGCTCCGGGAGTCGGCCACCGCGATGCACGACCCCACCGAGGGCGGCCTGGTCACCGGACTGGTCGAACTCGCCAGCGCCTCGGGCGTCCGCCTCGAGGTCGACCGGAGCGCGGTCCCGGTCCGCGAGGAGACCGCCGAAATCTGCGAGGCGATGGGCGTCGACCCGCTTCGAATCTTCGGGTCGGGCGCGCTGCTGGCGGCGGTCCCCGAGCACGAGTGCGACGACGCCCTCGCGGCGCTCGACGCCGAGGGAATCGAGGCGAGCGAGATCGGCGTCGTGGCCGGCGAAACCGACGACCCGGGCGTCGCACTCGACGGCGACCTCGTCACCGAGGCGGTCCGCGACGACCTCTACGACCTCTGGGAGTAG
- a CDS encoding MoaD/ThiS family protein, whose translation MNVTVELTGTLVARTGTRKARVAVPDDATVADVVDALADQYGPQVRAGVLDGQRLRSDTVVVRESFDSTETLSTGSPLENGDTVRFRLNV comes from the coding sequence ATGAACGTCACCGTGGAACTCACCGGCACTCTCGTCGCCCGCACCGGCACGCGCAAGGCCCGCGTGGCGGTGCCCGACGACGCGACGGTCGCGGACGTGGTGGACGCACTCGCCGACCAGTACGGCCCGCAGGTCCGCGCTGGAGTCCTGGACGGCCAGCGCCTCCGCTCGGACACCGTGGTCGTCCGCGAGTCGTTCGACTCGACCGAGACGCTCTCGACGGGGAGCCCCCTGGAGAACGGCGATACGGTCCGGTTCCGACTGAACGTCTGA
- a CDS encoding glutaredoxin family protein: MTFQPESDLSEEEVRERVDSAIADNDVVLFMKGNELMPQCGYSQKALELIQQHRDDYETVDVLDALPEFRTALEDHSGWETIPQTFVDGEFVGGSDVLGELDERGELGETLSA; the protein is encoded by the coding sequence ATGACCTTCCAACCCGAGAGCGACCTGAGCGAGGAGGAGGTCCGCGAGCGCGTCGATTCGGCAATCGCGGACAACGACGTCGTGCTGTTCATGAAGGGCAACGAGCTGATGCCCCAGTGCGGCTACTCCCAGAAGGCGCTCGAACTCATCCAGCAGCACCGCGACGACTACGAGACCGTCGACGTGCTCGACGCGCTCCCCGAGTTCCGGACCGCGCTCGAGGACCACAGCGGGTGGGAGACCATCCCCCAGACGTTCGTCGACGGCGAGTTCGTCGGCGGCAGCGACGTGCTGGGAGAGCTCGACGAGCGGGGCGAGCTGGGCGAGACGCTGTCGGCGTAA
- a CDS encoding HAD family hydrolase produces the protein MERYDQLYRLYDEFDAATLRALQDFVDLFPPVDSRVALEHWQEVGDELDDRKTEIREAFSATGETFCELAARATRDQAFTALDLHAKHDRGVNVLVLDVDETLRSAGGTDNEIPRETLHLLTEFHEAGTPIVVCTGQTLENVKGFLIQGLGNEIVHSGDLSVVYEAGTGVFTPGHGADTKRLLYDDLDDDVRAIFDAVRSRVLSEAPEELRRGCHLQGNEFNVTMKPNFETGSDDARAVIDRALVYELDLLGDAVAAEAGDGEATPSADADPNESAGDDSVAGDRAGDWARAYYVEQDPEIRGVLEREGETPDCGPEDVPDPIQDTFERIDVAYYEADAAEIGSLELNKVVGVEAAFEVLGIDDPFAAVLGDSKSDLRVMEWVAENDAGIAAAPEHASRDVLDHVIRTDELVFDRGKAGDVLRTIFALNRLANLG, from the coding sequence ATGGAGCGGTACGACCAGCTCTATCGACTCTACGACGAGTTCGACGCGGCGACCCTCCGGGCGCTCCAGGACTTCGTGGACCTGTTCCCGCCGGTCGACTCGCGGGTCGCCCTCGAGCACTGGCAGGAGGTCGGCGACGAACTCGACGACCGGAAGACCGAGATTCGAGAGGCGTTCTCCGCGACGGGCGAGACCTTCTGCGAGCTCGCGGCGCGGGCCACGCGCGACCAGGCGTTCACCGCGCTCGACCTCCACGCCAAGCACGACCGCGGTGTGAACGTGCTGGTGCTCGACGTCGACGAGACCCTGCGCTCGGCCGGCGGCACCGACAACGAGATCCCCCGCGAGACGCTCCACCTGCTGACCGAGTTCCACGAGGCCGGCACGCCCATCGTGGTCTGCACCGGCCAGACCCTCGAGAACGTCAAGGGCTTTCTCATCCAGGGACTGGGCAACGAGATCGTCCACTCCGGGGACCTCTCGGTGGTCTACGAGGCCGGCACCGGGGTGTTCACGCCCGGCCACGGCGCGGACACCAAGCGCCTGCTCTACGACGACCTCGACGACGACGTCCGGGCCATCTTCGACGCGGTGCGCTCCCGGGTGCTCTCGGAGGCCCCCGAGGAACTGCGCCGGGGGTGTCACCTCCAGGGCAACGAGTTCAACGTCACCATGAAGCCCAACTTCGAGACCGGCAGCGACGACGCCCGCGCGGTCATCGACCGCGCGCTGGTGTACGAACTCGACCTGCTCGGCGACGCGGTCGCGGCGGAGGCCGGTGACGGGGAAGCCACTCCGAGCGCGGACGCAGACCCGAACGAGAGCGCCGGGGACGACTCGGTAGCCGGAGACCGCGCCGGCGACTGGGCGCGGGCCTACTACGTCGAGCAGGACCCCGAGATCCGCGGCGTGCTCGAACGCGAGGGCGAGACGCCCGACTGTGGGCCCGAGGACGTGCCCGACCCGATTCAAGACACCTTCGAGCGCATCGACGTGGCCTACTACGAGGCCGACGCCGCCGAGATCGGGAGCCTCGAACTCAACAAGGTCGTCGGCGTCGAGGCCGCCTTCGAGGTGCTGGGCATCGACGACCCCTTCGCGGCGGTGCTGGGCGACAGCAAGAGCGACCTCCGGGTGATGGAGTGGGTCGCGGAAAACGACGCGGGCATCGCGGCCGCCCCGGAGCACGCCTCCCGCGACGTGCTCGACCACGTGATTCGCACGGACGAGCTGGTGTTCGACCGCGGCAAGGCCGGCGACGTGCTCCGGACAATCTTCGCGCTGAACCGGCTGGCGAACCTGGGATGA